In Lysinibacillus sp. FSL M8-0337, the following proteins share a genomic window:
- a CDS encoding MBL fold metallo-hydrolase, whose product MERAQKIAPNFFCIDTHDLNRKERTSAYLLIDEKIALIETSASPSVPYIIEGLNELQITLDDIDYVIVTHIHLDHAGGAGLFLQSCPKAKLVVHPRGAGHMIDPTRLIASAKAVYGQEFHRLFDPIVPVAPERIMEAGHGDILSLGNHQLTFYHTEGHAKHHVSMHYSATNGMFVGDTTGVCYPELADEAIDLIIPSTSPNQYDPDTMEQSIQLYEKLNVQELYFGHYGAYQNPIEAYRQVRYWTPLFLVEGEKALASPGTLAQQAKLLDTRLQALLHQYLQRNGIAENHPVYQTIPFDTAVSAMGILDYLQKNKPSNSK is encoded by the coding sequence ATGGAGAGAGCACAAAAAATAGCACCAAACTTTTTTTGCATTGATACGCACGATTTGAATCGGAAGGAACGCACAAGCGCTTATTTACTTATCGATGAGAAAATTGCGTTGATTGAAACATCTGCAAGTCCTTCCGTGCCCTATATAATAGAAGGTTTAAATGAATTGCAAATTACACTAGATGATATTGACTATGTCATCGTTACACATATTCATTTAGATCATGCAGGCGGCGCTGGTCTTTTTCTTCAAAGTTGCCCGAAAGCAAAATTAGTCGTACACCCCCGTGGTGCTGGGCATATGATTGACCCAACACGCCTAATTGCAAGTGCAAAGGCTGTATATGGTCAAGAATTCCATCGCCTCTTTGACCCAATCGTACCGGTTGCGCCTGAACGGATTATGGAAGCTGGGCATGGCGATATTTTATCGTTAGGCAATCATCAACTAACTTTTTACCATACGGAAGGTCATGCTAAACATCACGTATCCATGCATTACTCTGCGACGAATGGAATGTTTGTAGGTGATACAACAGGTGTCTGTTATCCAGAGTTGGCTGATGAAGCAATTGATTTAATTATCCCTTCAACTTCTCCGAATCAGTATGATCCAGATACGATGGAGCAATCGATTCAATTATATGAAAAACTTAATGTTCAGGAATTGTATTTCGGTCATTACGGTGCCTATCAAAACCCAATAGAAGCCTATCGTCAAGTTCGCTACTGGACGCCGTTGTTTTTAGTTGAAGGAGAAAAGGCACTAGCTTCACCTGGTACTTTAGCACAGCAAGCTAAATTATTAGATACGAGATTGCAAGCACTTTTACATCAATATCTACAGCGAAATGGTATTGCAGAAAACCATCCCGTCTATCAAACGATTCCTTTTGATACAGCAGTATCAGCAATGGGCATTCTTGATTATTTGCAAAAAAACAAACCATCTAATAGCAAATAG
- a CDS encoding methyl-accepting chemotaxis protein: MEVNIRYDTRKVHRVNVAIISILAILICGPMILTKGMMFLFIGLAVIACALCNYFLPIKTYIKGFIFGMIPSSIVFTLFLLDSFSLNKHYILLCTIAIIALYFKKELIIFFGIILNVSFVILYVVKSDSLLGPFNDIIVFVTLLAITNGVIIVFFLLAKWGNELLTHAAAQQNEVKASLAQLQMTFNQIEQSSYRLDEHITRFQQTMYSISGSSKQILQATEDIAASIQQEASSLQMIHGTMKESVQFVNKTFSISQDTVAKSSNLQHEVLAGWGKMQEAMAQMSVMNNAIGSTAETVQALQQSLHTVDNLLKGIQHIAEQTNLLALNATIEAARAGEQGKGFAVVAEEVRKLAEESAAITVSITNVTKTIFEKSTEAQQRSNDGEQALQYGELLLQDVSHFFNVLKDTFAITNTDLTSGMNELSSAILQFEKIQEQIEKLNEMTEENAASTSDILLSVEDEHHMLEMMTSTTDQIQELSMALKSLVTKETVSN; this comes from the coding sequence ATGGAGGTCAATATTCGCTATGATACACGTAAAGTGCACCGTGTTAATGTAGCCATCATTTCAATTTTAGCTATTCTTATTTGTGGGCCAATGATACTTACAAAAGGAATGATGTTCTTATTTATTGGTTTAGCGGTAATTGCTTGCGCTTTATGTAATTATTTTTTACCAATCAAAACATATATTAAAGGGTTTATATTTGGCATGATTCCATCTAGTATCGTTTTTACATTGTTTTTACTAGATAGTTTTTCATTGAACAAGCATTATATTTTACTATGTACAATTGCCATTATTGCGTTGTACTTTAAAAAGGAACTAATTATCTTTTTTGGGATCATACTAAACGTAAGCTTCGTGATTTTATATGTAGTGAAATCGGACTCACTATTGGGTCCTTTTAACGATATTATTGTATTCGTTACATTATTAGCCATTACCAATGGCGTTATTATTGTTTTCTTTCTACTGGCTAAATGGGGAAATGAGCTACTTACACATGCAGCGGCGCAGCAAAATGAAGTAAAAGCTTCGCTCGCTCAACTACAGATGACCTTCAATCAAATTGAACAAAGTAGCTATAGATTAGATGAGCATATTACTCGTTTTCAACAAACTATGTACAGTATTTCGGGGTCAAGTAAGCAAATATTGCAAGCAACTGAAGATATCGCAGCGAGTATTCAACAGGAAGCCTCAAGTTTACAAATGATTCATGGTACAATGAAGGAATCCGTACAATTTGTCAATAAAACCTTTTCCATATCACAGGATACGGTAGCGAAATCTAGTAATCTCCAACATGAAGTATTAGCAGGGTGGGGCAAAATGCAAGAGGCGATGGCTCAAATGAGTGTTATGAACAATGCAATCGGTTCAACTGCCGAGACCGTCCAAGCATTGCAACAAAGTTTGCACACAGTTGATAACTTGTTGAAAGGCATCCAACATATAGCAGAACAGACGAACTTACTTGCATTAAATGCCACGATTGAAGCTGCTAGAGCAGGCGAGCAAGGAAAGGGATTTGCTGTTGTCGCTGAAGAGGTACGGAAATTGGCAGAAGAAAGTGCGGCCATTACGGTTAGTATTACAAATGTAACTAAAACAATATTCGAAAAATCAACGGAAGCTCAACAACGTTCGAATGATGGAGAACAAGCACTACAATATGGTGAATTGCTGTTGCAGGATGTCAGCCATTTCTTTAACGTTTTAAAAGATACCTTTGCTATAACCAATACGGATTTAACAAGTGGTATGAATGAATTAAGTAGTGCCATTTTGCAGTTTGAAAAAATTCAAGAACAAATTGAAAAGTTGAATGAGATGACGGAGGAAAATGCTGCTTCTACTAGTGATATTTTACTTTCGGTTGAGGACGAACATCACATGCTTGAAATGATGACTAGTACAACCGATCAAATACAAGAGCTTAGTATGGCGTTAAAGTCTTTGGTCACAAAGGAAACTGTATCGAACTAA